In a single window of the Pontibacter russatus genome:
- a CDS encoding aspartate-semialdehyde dehydrogenase gives MKVAVVGATGLVGGEILKVLEERNFPVDELLLVASEKSVGKQMEFKGKQIKVIGMQDAIAAAPQIAIFSAGGGTSTEWAPKFAAAGITVVDNSSAWRMDPSKKLVVPEINADELTPEDKIIANPNCSTIQMVVALNKLHEELQAKRIVVSTYQSVTGTGKKAVDQLMNERNGKDGEKAYPYTIDLNVLPHIDVFQDNGYTKEEMKMILETKKIMGDDSIRVTATAVRIPVMGGHSESVNVEFEKDFSLDDIYRILNETEGVKVVDDVKNLQYPMPKDAHGKDEVLVGRVRLDETQPRTVNMWIVADNLRKGAATNAVQIAEYLMKHELV, from the coding sequence ATGAAAGTAGCAGTTGTAGGCGCCACAGGATTGGTTGGCGGCGAAATTTTGAAAGTGCTGGAAGAACGTAATTTTCCGGTGGATGAGCTGTTGTTGGTTGCTTCAGAGAAGTCTGTTGGGAAACAGATGGAGTTTAAGGGTAAACAGATAAAGGTTATCGGGATGCAGGACGCGATTGCGGCCGCCCCGCAGATTGCGATTTTCTCAGCGGGCGGCGGCACCTCCACGGAGTGGGCCCCTAAGTTTGCCGCGGCAGGCATCACGGTGGTAGACAACTCCTCGGCCTGGCGCATGGACCCATCCAAGAAGCTGGTGGTGCCCGAGATCAACGCTGACGAGCTGACGCCGGAAGACAAGATCATCGCAAACCCGAACTGCTCGACCATCCAGATGGTGGTGGCGCTGAACAAGCTGCACGAGGAACTGCAGGCGAAGCGCATCGTGGTGAGCACCTACCAGTCGGTGACGGGCACGGGCAAAAAAGCCGTGGACCAACTCATGAACGAGCGCAACGGCAAAGACGGAGAGAAGGCTTACCCTTACACGATAGACCTGAACGTGCTGCCGCACATCGACGTGTTCCAGGACAACGGCTATACCAAGGAGGAGATGAAAATGATCCTCGAGACAAAGAAGATCATGGGCGACGACTCGATTCGCGTAACGGCCACGGCAGTGCGCATCCCGGTGATGGGTGGCCACTCGGAGTCGGTGAACGTGGAGTTTGAAAAAGATTTTTCTTTGGACGATATCTACCGCATCCTGAACGAGACAGAGGGGGTGAAAGTGGTGGACGACGTGAAGAACCTGCAGTACCCGATGCCGAAGGACGCACACGGCAAAGACGAGGTGCTGGTAGGCCGCGTGCGCCTCGACGAAACACAGCCCCGCACCGTGAACATGTGGATTGTGGCCGACAACCTGCGCAAGGGCGCGGCCACCAACGCCGTCCAGATTGCGGAGTACCTGATGAAGCACGAGCTGGTGTAG
- a CDS encoding polysaccharide deacetylase family protein, whose product MEKFPLLLLLGIFLLATAGTFAQRVKPKTPTAVPPGQTYAEKLGWKKGDRVVILHIDDAGMSYDSNLGTIRALEEGVANSVSVMMPCPWVPGFVRYLKEHPSVDAGLHLTLTSEWRDYRWGPLVGKPAAPGLVDLEGALWPSVGQVVESASADEVEKEIRAQLERARAMGFEPTHLDSHMGTLFATPEFMERYIKVGVEEKIPVMFPGGHNSFLAEQYKEEHKAQLIREGKYMEGQAVPTPPILAQTQPVGQQIWNAGLPVLDDLHNTSYGWKLPAGTPATPENLRQMKTEKYIDALRNMKPGLTMVIMHCTDPSEVFGKISDSGATRQGDLLAMLDPALRETIRREGIILTTWREVKERRDKVAAAK is encoded by the coding sequence ATGGAGAAATTTCCACTGCTGCTCCTGCTTGGCATCTTCCTGCTGGCGACTGCCGGCACTTTTGCCCAACGCGTAAAGCCAAAAACCCCGACGGCAGTGCCGCCAGGGCAGACGTATGCCGAAAAGCTGGGCTGGAAAAAAGGCGACCGGGTCGTGATTCTGCACATCGACGATGCGGGCATGTCTTATGACTCCAACCTCGGCACCATTCGCGCGCTGGAAGAGGGCGTGGCGAACTCTGTCAGTGTGATGATGCCCTGCCCCTGGGTGCCGGGCTTCGTGCGCTACCTGAAGGAGCACCCTTCCGTAGACGCCGGTTTGCACCTGACGCTCACCTCTGAGTGGCGCGACTACCGCTGGGGGCCGCTGGTCGGGAAGCCTGCCGCCCCGGGCCTGGTGGACCTGGAGGGGGCTTTGTGGCCGTCGGTGGGGCAGGTGGTGGAAAGCGCCTCGGCTGATGAAGTGGAAAAGGAGATTCGGGCGCAACTGGAGCGGGCACGCGCAATGGGCTTTGAGCCGACGCACCTCGACTCGCACATGGGCACACTTTTCGCCACGCCGGAATTTATGGAGCGCTATATAAAAGTGGGGGTGGAAGAAAAAATACCGGTCATGTTTCCGGGAGGGCACAACAGCTTCCTGGCGGAGCAATACAAGGAAGAACACAAGGCCCAACTGATACGCGAAGGAAAATATATGGAAGGGCAGGCCGTGCCAACTCCGCCCATCCTGGCCCAGACGCAGCCCGTGGGCCAGCAGATATGGAATGCCGGATTGCCGGTGCTCGACGATCTGCACAACACTTCCTACGGCTGGAAGCTGCCCGCCGGAACGCCCGCCACCCCCGAAAACCTGCGGCAGATGAAGACGGAGAAGTATATAGACGCGCTGCGGAACATGAAGCCGGGGCTGACGATGGTCATCATGCACTGCACAGACCCCTCGGAAGTTTTCGGGAAGATTTCAGACTCCGGCGCTACCCGGCAGGGCGACCTGCTGGCGATGCTGGACCCCGCGCTGCGGGAAACCATCCGCCGGGAAGGCATCATCCTAACCACATGGCGCGAGGTAAAGGAGCGGCGGGACAAGGTGGCAGCAGCAAAATAA
- a CDS encoding lamin tail domain-containing protein: protein MRYPLLVLLLLLPLFAQAQLRESFSDGDFTQSPAWSGDISSFIINGQSQLQSNGPAVTGTTVQLVTSSQAVTGTVWEFWAELKLATSSGNYADIYLLSDAADLGSSNTSGYFVRLGGTPDEVSLFRKDGGKSPVYIINGEDKTLGSSTGNVVRVRVSRSVADIWQLDIDLSGTGQNYVSQGTTTDSIYKRSEYFGVLLHYSSANSQKFSFDDFTITDAQPPVPDERQVISPQELTLRFNEPLQPAQAGDEANYTLNGSQKPIIAELTEANTVRLVFSRDFSGGTNTLSIAGLSDLYGNVLTAPVEVPFDFVLPAILPDYNQLLITEIMADEAPALGLPPQEYIELYNPTDQPLSLQGIRLSDATSTATFPDVQLQPKAYAVLVPSAQVERFSIYGNVIGVSNFPELNNGAEVLQLRRPDGSLIYALSYSDAWYKDVAKQEGGWSLEMIDVTNPCAGSSNWTASADPRGGTPAQPNSVATANPDSTPPVVSSVTAVTPTQVLLRFSERLDSTQATDIGNYSLSPYMAITQVEVVGPLFMEVMLQLSETLQERQLYTLNASGLTDCSGNLSAPQQAAFALPSAPEPGDVVLNEILFNPRPNGVDFVELVNRSGKYIDLRNWQLANSRNDSVTGHRTITADHYILEPGQYVVLTTNPENIRTNYPAAPEKAFLRMSALPSYPNEAGTVVVLQPDGQVADRFSYDEEMHFELIDDVKGVSLERVRLEGPSQASNFHSAASTVGLATPGYRNSQAQAEVAARQSFQVEPPVFSPDGDGHEDFTTINYSTAQTGFVANITVFDAQGREIRRLARNELLAANGFFQWDGLREDGAKAAIGYYLFYIELFDLNGQKREYKEKVVVGGRL from the coding sequence ATGCGATATCCCTTACTTGTTCTATTACTGCTTCTTCCACTTTTCGCGCAGGCACAACTGCGCGAAAGCTTCTCTGACGGCGATTTCACCCAAAGTCCCGCCTGGTCAGGCGATATAAGCAGCTTCATCATCAACGGGCAAAGCCAATTGCAAAGCAACGGCCCGGCTGTAACAGGAACCACTGTACAACTGGTTACCTCATCACAGGCGGTGACGGGTACGGTGTGGGAGTTCTGGGCCGAACTGAAACTGGCTACTTCTTCCGGCAACTACGCTGATATTTACCTCCTCTCCGATGCGGCGGATTTGGGCAGCAGCAACACCAGCGGTTATTTCGTGCGCCTCGGCGGCACACCGGATGAGGTCAGCCTTTTCCGGAAAGATGGAGGCAAGAGCCCGGTATATATCATCAACGGCGAAGACAAAACCCTCGGCAGCAGTACCGGTAATGTAGTGCGGGTGCGCGTCAGCCGGAGCGTAGCGGATATATGGCAACTGGACATCGACCTTTCCGGCACCGGGCAAAACTACGTCAGCCAGGGCACCACCACGGATTCCATATATAAGCGCTCCGAATACTTTGGCGTGCTGCTACACTACTCCTCCGCCAACAGCCAGAAATTTTCCTTCGACGATTTCACCATCACCGACGCGCAGCCTCCCGTGCCGGACGAACGGCAAGTTATCAGCCCGCAGGAACTGACACTCCGATTCAATGAGCCGCTGCAACCGGCACAGGCCGGGGACGAGGCGAATTATACCCTGAACGGCAGCCAGAAACCCATCATTGCGGAGCTAACGGAGGCAAACACGGTGCGGCTGGTTTTCAGCCGGGATTTCAGTGGCGGCACAAATACCTTGAGCATCGCGGGTTTGTCCGACCTATATGGCAATGTGCTGACGGCTCCTGTTGAAGTGCCGTTTGATTTTGTGCTGCCCGCCATCCTGCCCGACTACAACCAACTGCTCATCACCGAAATAATGGCCGACGAAGCCCCTGCCCTGGGGCTGCCGCCGCAGGAATACATCGAGCTATACAACCCCACCGACCAGCCGCTTTCGCTCCAGGGCATCCGCCTCTCCGACGCCACCTCCACGGCCACTTTCCCGGATGTACAGCTGCAGCCCAAAGCGTATGCCGTGCTGGTGCCCAGCGCGCAGGTAGAGCGCTTCAGTATATATGGCAACGTGATTGGCGTCAGCAACTTTCCGGAGTTGAACAACGGCGCGGAGGTCTTGCAGCTGCGCCGGCCCGACGGCAGCCTTATATATGCCCTGAGCTACAGCGATGCCTGGTACAAAGATGTCGCAAAGCAGGAAGGCGGCTGGAGCCTGGAGATGATAGACGTTACCAACCCCTGCGCTGGCAGCAGCAACTGGACAGCCTCCGCCGATCCGCGCGGCGGCACCCCCGCACAACCCAACTCCGTTGCCACCGCTAATCCCGACAGCACGCCCCCGGTGGTCAGCAGTGTAACAGCTGTTACGCCCACACAAGTACTGCTGCGCTTCAGCGAGCGGCTCGACAGCACGCAGGCCACTGATATAGGCAACTACAGCCTCAGCCCATATATGGCTATCACCCAGGTAGAGGTGGTCGGGCCGCTGTTTATGGAAGTGATGTTGCAGCTATCCGAAACCTTGCAGGAGCGGCAGCTATATACCCTGAACGCCAGCGGCCTCACCGATTGCTCCGGCAACCTCAGTGCTCCGCAGCAGGCTGCGTTTGCCTTGCCCTCTGCGCCGGAACCGGGGGATGTGGTGCTCAATGAAATCCTGTTCAACCCGAGGCCCAACGGGGTTGATTTTGTGGAACTGGTGAACCGGAGCGGAAAGTACATCGACCTCCGGAACTGGCAACTGGCCAACTCCCGCAACGACAGCGTTACGGGCCACCGCACCATCACCGCCGATCATTATATACTGGAACCGGGGCAATATGTGGTGCTCACGACTAATCCGGAGAACATCCGGACAAACTATCCCGCCGCCCCGGAAAAGGCTTTTCTGCGGATGAGCGCCCTACCGTCTTATCCCAACGAGGCGGGGACAGTGGTGGTGTTGCAGCCGGATGGACAGGTGGCTGACCGCTTCAGCTATGATGAGGAAATGCATTTTGAGCTGATAGATGACGTGAAAGGCGTGTCGCTGGAGCGGGTGCGGCTGGAGGGACCGTCGCAGGCAAGCAATTTCCATTCGGCGGCCAGCACCGTGGGCTTAGCCACGCCCGGCTACCGCAATTCCCAGGCGCAGGCGGAAGTGGCGGCGCGGCAGTCGTTTCAGGTGGAGCCGCCCGTTTTCTCCCCTGACGGCGACGGCCACGAAGACTTCACCACCATCAACTACAGCACAGCACAAACCGGCTTTGTGGCCAACATCACCGTCTTCGACGCCCAGGGCCGCGAAATCCGCAGGCTTGCCCGCAACGAATTGTTGGCTGCCAACGGCTTTTTCCAATGGGACGGCCTGCGGGAGGACGGTGCCAAAGCAGCTATCGGCTATTACCTGTTCTACATCGAGCTTTTCGACCTGAACGGGCAGAAGCGGGAGTACAAGGAGAAGGTGGTCGTGGGCGGGAGGCTCTGA
- a CDS encoding alpha/beta hydrolase family protein, producing the protein MLKNFLTYTILLSSLFLHTGCEKEVVSAAAETAAAAPEKDYTDYYVSSELLVSVPQQMLQSIATSEGYAAYADQIEYGVSVYKVIYNTTYQGRGIRASGLICVPQHMATPAPILSAQHGTIFRKSEAPTNFTDLSGFELFAAAGYVTLIPDYIGFGESEDIFHPYYDQKHSALAVVDMIKAAKAFAGEQQVPVNEQLFLMGYSEGGYVTLAAQQEIETNPAHGLRVTASAAGAGGYDLTAMLAGVASGQEYSYPSYLAYVLQSYIHTNNWNRPLSAFFQEPYASKLPLLFNGENGGSAINRSLTTKPEKLFAPAFFHGLRDAGKETTLKQALQANSFLDWVPQSPTRLYHGTADDIVPFENSRITYDRFIAQGAEQTELIPIEGGTHGSSFVPMLQTLIPWIQSFGE; encoded by the coding sequence GTGCTGAAAAACTTCCTTACCTATACAATTTTGCTGAGCTCCCTCTTTCTGCACACCGGCTGCGAGAAAGAGGTGGTTTCGGCTGCCGCCGAAACGGCGGCAGCCGCACCTGAGAAAGACTATACCGACTACTATGTATCGTCGGAGTTGCTGGTGAGCGTGCCGCAGCAGATGCTGCAGTCCATCGCCACTTCGGAGGGCTATGCCGCTTACGCCGATCAGATCGAGTATGGCGTGTCGGTCTACAAAGTCATCTATAATACCACGTACCAGGGCAGGGGGATTAGGGCCTCCGGGCTGATATGTGTGCCGCAGCACATGGCCACGCCCGCTCCCATCCTGAGTGCGCAGCATGGCACCATCTTCCGGAAATCAGAAGCCCCGACGAACTTTACCGACCTCTCCGGGTTCGAGCTTTTTGCCGCCGCCGGTTATGTCACGCTTATCCCCGACTATATAGGTTTTGGGGAGTCGGAGGATATTTTCCATCCGTATTACGACCAGAAGCACTCTGCGCTGGCGGTGGTAGATATGATAAAGGCCGCCAAAGCCTTTGCCGGGGAGCAGCAGGTGCCTGTGAATGAACAGCTGTTCCTGATGGGCTATTCTGAGGGAGGCTACGTGACACTGGCAGCCCAGCAGGAGATTGAGACAAACCCGGCGCACGGCCTGAGGGTAACGGCCTCGGCCGCAGGCGCAGGCGGCTACGATTTAACAGCGATGCTGGCGGGTGTGGCCTCCGGGCAGGAATATTCGTACCCGTCCTACCTGGCTTACGTGCTGCAGTCCTATATCCACACCAACAACTGGAACCGGCCGCTCTCAGCGTTTTTCCAGGAGCCCTACGCCAGCAAGCTGCCATTGCTCTTTAACGGGGAGAACGGTGGCAGCGCCATCAACCGCAGCCTGACGACAAAGCCGGAGAAGCTTTTTGCCCCTGCCTTTTTCCATGGTCTCAGAGACGCAGGCAAGGAGACGACGCTGAAGCAGGCACTACAGGCCAACAGTTTCCTGGATTGGGTGCCGCAGAGCCCGACGCGCCTTTACCACGGCACGGCAGATGACATCGTGCCTTTCGAAAACTCCCGCATCACCTATGACCGTTTTATAGCGCAGGGCGCCGAACAAACCGAGCTCATCCCGATAGAGGGCGGCACCCACGGCAGCTCGTTCGTGCCGATGCTGCAAACGCTGATTCCGTGGATACAGTCGTTTGGTGAGTAA
- a CDS encoding TolC family protein, with protein MKNNHILLLLALVLLVSGTPAAWAQAPVAAQPQAKDSAQALTLRDFHRLILQHHPVASQAALLTEQARQELRMARGSFDPVISSKVYRKEYNGKEYYSLWSNTLRIPTWFGPELVAGYEQTQGQYLNPESGTPDEGLSYAGISVPLGQGLFIDERRAILKQANLMQGIAEAERIKLINKLLLQSTKDYWDWLLYFREVQLYQEALELASFRLQGVRIRVQEGDLAAIDTVEALVAVQERMVMLQQAQLAYNNSRLTVATHLWGPDQVPLELQETTVPALLGSELTALPQDSVQQLLAIARANHPELRKLILKGRQLEVEQRFAANKLLPKLNAEYNVLQSDFYLNPDVLERQHLGANYKLGVSFSMPLFLREERGKLQLTKAKQQANSLELTQTAREVENSLLAAFNEWLALEEQIRLQEQMVENAETLRNGEVVRFENGESSLFLVNAREVKLMESQLKLYALRAKYAKAKTMLYWSAGEIPVE; from the coding sequence ATGAAGAATAACCATATACTTCTGTTGCTGGCGCTTGTGCTGCTTGTGTCCGGGACGCCTGCCGCCTGGGCACAGGCTCCGGTTGCTGCCCAGCCACAGGCAAAGGACTCGGCTCAGGCCCTTACGCTCCGCGACTTTCACCGCCTCATCCTGCAGCACCACCCGGTTGCCTCGCAGGCGGCCTTGCTCACAGAGCAGGCACGGCAGGAGCTGCGGATGGCGCGCGGCTCCTTTGATCCTGTTATCAGCAGTAAAGTTTACCGCAAAGAATACAACGGCAAGGAGTACTATAGCCTTTGGAGCAACACCCTGCGCATCCCCACCTGGTTTGGGCCGGAGCTGGTAGCCGGATACGAACAGACGCAGGGGCAGTACCTGAACCCGGAGAGCGGCACGCCTGATGAAGGCCTGAGCTATGCCGGCATCTCTGTGCCACTGGGCCAGGGACTGTTCATAGACGAGCGGCGCGCTATTCTCAAGCAGGCAAACCTGATGCAGGGCATTGCAGAGGCAGAGCGGATAAAGCTCATCAACAAGCTGCTGCTGCAGTCTACCAAAGACTACTGGGACTGGCTGCTGTACTTCCGGGAAGTGCAGTTGTACCAGGAGGCGCTGGAACTGGCGTCGTTCCGGCTTCAGGGAGTGCGCATACGCGTGCAGGAAGGAGACCTCGCCGCCATCGATACCGTGGAGGCCCTCGTGGCGGTACAGGAGCGGATGGTCATGCTGCAACAGGCCCAGCTGGCGTACAACAACTCCAGGCTGACGGTGGCCACGCACCTTTGGGGGCCGGACCAGGTACCGTTGGAGTTGCAGGAAACAACAGTACCAGCCTTGCTTGGCAGCGAACTCACCGCATTGCCACAGGACTCGGTGCAGCAGCTGCTGGCGATTGCCAGGGCAAACCACCCCGAGCTGCGCAAACTCATCCTGAAGGGGCGGCAACTGGAGGTAGAGCAGCGCTTTGCCGCAAATAAACTGCTGCCCAAGCTAAACGCAGAGTATAACGTGCTGCAAAGCGATTTTTACCTGAACCCTGATGTGCTGGAGCGCCAGCATCTGGGTGCGAACTACAAGTTGGGGGTGAGCTTTAGTATGCCCTTGTTTCTGCGGGAGGAGCGGGGAAAGCTGCAGCTCACCAAAGCCAAGCAGCAGGCAAACAGCCTGGAGCTGACGCAAACTGCCCGCGAAGTTGAAAACAGCCTTCTGGCTGCCTTCAACGAGTGGCTGGCACTGGAGGAACAGATAAGGCTGCAGGAGCAAATGGTAGAGAATGCCGAAACGCTCCGCAACGGGGAAGTTGTCCGCTTCGAGAACGGCGAAAGCTCCCTGTTTCTGGTGAACGCCCGCGAAGTAAAGCTCATGGAATCTCAGCTGAAGCTATATGCCCTCCGGGCAAAGTACGCCAAAGCCAAAACGATGCTCTATTGGTCAGCAGGCGAAATTCCAGTGGAGTGA
- a CDS encoding HlyD family secretion protein, whose translation MAKTVEDNSQTDYMHLEAMKQVQTPRQGRVLTYWIGGIFLVVVLCLFLPWTQNINSQGVLTALTPQDRPQTVESVIAGRIEQWHLMEGAFVNKGDTIASLSEIKEKYMDPNLLVNIKEQLEAKQGAAVATGDKAGAMREQIQALREGLVFSLQKGRNKVEQTRLKLQSDSMDVVAQRTELRIAEEQFVRQENLYNQGLKSLTELEQRRLKLQEAQAKLLSSVNKYDASRAELQNARTELNSLQAAYADKIAKAEAELNATRSYVLGTQAEVAKLQSEYNSTQVRSRYYHILAPQAGYLVRTLKAGIGETVKEGEALATIMPHNPQLAAELYVDALDLPLIKLGDDMRLQFEGWPALVFSGWPGASFGTFGGEVAVIDNTGTNGKYRLLVVPDPKQEDWPAALRVGSGVQGWAMLNTVPIWYELWRLLNNFPADYTGATETEAKDSKAQASYEE comes from the coding sequence ATGGCAAAGACAGTAGAAGACAACAGCCAGACAGATTATATGCACCTGGAAGCGATGAAGCAGGTGCAGACACCCCGACAGGGCCGCGTGCTCACCTACTGGATTGGGGGCATTTTCCTGGTGGTGGTGCTGTGCCTCTTTTTGCCCTGGACCCAGAACATCAACTCGCAGGGTGTGCTGACAGCCCTTACGCCGCAGGACAGGCCCCAGACAGTAGAGTCCGTTATAGCAGGCCGTATTGAGCAGTGGCATCTGATGGAAGGCGCTTTTGTGAACAAAGGCGACACCATCGCCAGCCTATCCGAGATAAAAGAAAAATACATGGACCCGAACCTGCTCGTGAACATTAAAGAGCAGTTGGAGGCAAAGCAGGGGGCTGCCGTGGCAACCGGAGACAAAGCCGGGGCCATGCGGGAACAGATACAGGCGCTGCGGGAGGGCCTGGTGTTCAGCCTGCAGAAGGGCCGGAACAAGGTAGAGCAAACGCGCCTGAAGCTGCAGAGCGACAGCATGGACGTGGTGGCGCAACGCACGGAACTTCGGATTGCCGAGGAGCAGTTCGTCCGGCAGGAAAACCTGTACAACCAGGGCCTGAAGTCGCTGACGGAACTGGAGCAGCGCCGCCTGAAACTGCAGGAGGCACAGGCAAAACTTTTATCCTCGGTAAACAAGTATGACGCCTCCCGCGCAGAACTGCAGAACGCCCGGACCGAGCTGAACTCGCTGCAGGCAGCGTATGCGGATAAGATTGCGAAGGCGGAGGCAGAGCTGAATGCCACCCGCTCTTACGTACTCGGCACGCAGGCGGAGGTGGCCAAGCTACAGAGCGAGTACAACAGCACCCAGGTCAGAAGCCGGTACTACCACATCCTGGCGCCCCAGGCCGGGTACCTGGTCAGGACACTGAAAGCGGGTATCGGCGAGACGGTGAAAGAGGGCGAGGCGCTGGCAACCATTATGCCGCATAACCCACAGCTGGCAGCGGAGCTGTATGTGGATGCACTGGACCTCCCGCTGATAAAACTGGGTGATGACATGCGGCTGCAGTTTGAGGGGTGGCCCGCCTTGGTGTTCTCCGGTTGGCCCGGTGCCAGCTTCGGTACTTTCGGCGGCGAAGTGGCGGTGATAGACAACACGGGCACCAACGGCAAGTACCGCCTGCTGGTGGTGCCTGACCCGAAGCAGGAGGATTGGCCTGCCGCCCTGCGTGTCGGCTCCGGCGTGCAGGGCTGGGCAATGCTGAACACAGTGCCTATCTGGTACGAGCTCTGGCGGCTGCTGAACAACTTCCCGGCAGATTACACAGGTGCCACGGAAACAGAGGCTAAAGACAGCAAAGCACAGGCGAGCTATGAAGAATAA
- a CDS encoding peptidase domain-containing ABC transporter, translating to MANPGKQKHIAPMQRFLNLLAIEKREIIYLYVYAVAAGLISLALPLGIQSIIGFVSSGQIPVSVVVLIGLIVLALLIVGGLQVMQLWLVEYLQQRIFVRHAFDFAYRIPRLQAEALHKYYPPELMNRFFDVVSLQKGLAKILLDFSTAVIQIIFGLLLLSLYHPYFIFLGIILVVVLVFIIWSTGEKGVETSIRESKYKYKLVAWLEEMARSLSTYKLVGHTNLPMERTNGYVTNYLKVRKEHFNVLMTQYLSFVGFKTFITGGLLVLGCILVVQREINIGQFVASEIIIILIMTAVEKIIIKLDTVYDVLTSLDKIGQVTDLPIEEVKGIKLEDLPLKGGLGIQVQQLRYRYPHEKNDALENISFNIKPSERVCLAGCNNSGKSTLVSLLLGLYPSYEGSIIYSGVSLRDLHIGNLRSLIGDNMSKDQVFDGTLLDNITMGGDLPMQDVLWAIDLAGLSEFVHALPEGLQSYLVGGSQRLPGSIARKIVMARTLVRRPKLLIIDDFWVGMSKKEKMHLMRTLTSEQFDWTMIIVSNDLDVMELCDCTLLLQNGRLVASGSYEQIRQHGLLKELTEVTA from the coding sequence ATGGCTAACCCCGGCAAGCAAAAGCATATAGCGCCCATGCAGCGTTTCCTGAACCTGCTCGCTATTGAGAAGCGCGAAATCATATACCTGTACGTATATGCTGTGGCGGCAGGACTCATCAGTCTGGCGCTGCCTTTGGGCATACAGAGCATCATCGGCTTTGTGTCCAGCGGGCAGATACCGGTTTCGGTGGTGGTGCTGATAGGGCTGATCGTGCTGGCCTTGCTGATCGTGGGTGGCCTGCAGGTGATGCAGCTGTGGCTGGTGGAGTACCTGCAACAGCGCATCTTTGTCAGGCACGCCTTCGACTTCGCCTACCGTATACCGCGCCTGCAGGCAGAGGCCCTGCACAAATACTACCCGCCCGAGCTGATGAACCGCTTTTTCGATGTGGTATCGCTTCAGAAAGGGCTGGCCAAGATACTGCTGGACTTCTCCACTGCTGTCATCCAAATCATTTTCGGCCTGCTCCTGCTCTCGCTTTATCATCCTTACTTTATCTTTTTAGGGATAATACTGGTGGTGGTGCTCGTCTTTATTATCTGGAGCACCGGCGAAAAAGGCGTGGAGACAAGCATAAGGGAATCGAAGTACAAGTACAAGCTGGTGGCCTGGCTGGAGGAGATGGCCCGCTCCCTGAGCACGTATAAACTGGTAGGCCACACCAACCTGCCAATGGAGCGCACCAACGGCTACGTAACCAATTATCTGAAGGTGCGGAAGGAGCATTTCAACGTCCTGATGACGCAGTACCTCAGCTTTGTGGGCTTCAAGACCTTTATCACAGGCGGGCTGCTGGTGCTGGGCTGTATCCTGGTGGTGCAGCGGGAAATCAACATCGGCCAGTTCGTAGCATCTGAAATCATCATCATCCTGATTATGACAGCAGTGGAAAAGATCATTATAAAGCTGGACACGGTGTATGATGTGCTGACAAGCCTGGACAAGATAGGCCAAGTGACAGATTTGCCTATCGAGGAAGTGAAGGGCATCAAACTGGAGGACCTTCCGCTAAAAGGCGGCTTGGGCATACAGGTACAACAACTCCGCTACCGCTACCCGCACGAAAAAAATGACGCCCTCGAAAATATCAGCTTCAACATAAAACCATCGGAGCGCGTCTGTTTGGCAGGCTGCAACAACTCCGGCAAGAGTACGCTCGTCAGCCTGTTGCTGGGCCTGTACCCCTCCTATGAAGGCAGCATCATCTACAGCGGCGTCTCGCTCCGTGACCTGCACATCGGCAACCTGCGCAGCCTGATAGGCGACAACATGTCGAAGGATCAGGTTTTTGACGGAACCCTGCTGGATAACATAACCATGGGCGGAGACCTGCCGATGCAGGACGTGCTGTGGGCGATTGACCTGGCAGGGCTCAGTGAGTTTGTGCATGCGTTGCCGGAAGGGCTGCAGTCTTACCTGGTTGGCGGGAGCCAGCGCCTGCCGGGTAGCATTGCCCGCAAAATAGTGATGGCCCGCACCTTGGTAAGGCGCCCCAAGCTGCTCATTATAGACGACTTCTGGGTAGGCATGAGCAAAAAGGAAAAGATGCACCTGATGCGCACCCTCACCAGCGAGCAGTTTGACTGGACAATGATCATCGTATCGAATGACCTGGACGTGATGGAGCTCTGCGACTGCACACTGCTGCTGCAGAACGGAAGGTTGGTGGCCTCTGGCAGCTATGAGCAGATACGCCAGCACGGGCTATTGAAGGAACTCACAGAAGTAACAGCCTAA